DNA sequence from the Patescibacteria group bacterium genome:
TCGAATCTTCAATTGTATTCAAGTAGCAAGAGCTCAACTGACTATGTGTGGTGCCGCTATTAAACAAGGTTGGTGTTGAAGGCAACAATAAAAATTGTGACATCACATTATAAAACTCAATCGCCCGCTCCTCGCGATTATCTTCGCGCAAGGCCAAGCCCATCGCCACCCGCATCCACAACCATTGCGGTAATTCAAAAATTTGGCGGGGCTTTGTCGGCGTTTTTAACAAATAGCGGTCATGCACAGTTTGCGCTCCCAGATATTGAAAATTATCATCACGTGTTTTATCCAAGGCCTTGGCCAATTTCAACAAATCAAAATTAGCTAATTCCGGATTAAGCAATTCGTAACCAATCCCATTGGCAATATAATCAATAAAGCCTTGTTGGTATTTTTTTATACTCAAATCTTCTCCCAGTAGCACTTTGTCATAATCAAGACCCAACACCTCTTCATAAAGCTGGTCCCATAACAAACGCGCGGCCAGGAAAGAATAATTGTAATGCTTTTCGACCAATGACGTAGCCGCGTTAATAATCGTCTTTTTTAATTCGCTCACCTTGATGCCCTCGTATAGATTTTTTTTAATCTCGGCCAACACCAGGGCTTGGTCAATAAAGTCCAGCCCCTTGGCCATAGTTGTCAATTTGGCCACAATTTTTGCTTCAGAAAAAACTTCCGCCAAACCGTCATTGTTCACAATCTTAAAAGCATGATGCGCAATTGAGTCCTGTACCTGTTTTTTCTCCGCTTCCCGCAATTTGGCATGCTCGGAGCGATAAATAATAAATTTTCTCGCGACATCATAGGCGCCCGCAGCCATCAAAACCTCCTCGATGACATTCTGTACATTCTCCACGCTCAGTGTTTTTTCCTGATCAATATAATCAATTTGTATTCGATTTATAACCTGGGAATAAAGCTCGTCCAACGACCAGCGCTCAGTTTGATTAACGGCAGCCACAGCTTTGGCGATTACCATTTTAATTTTATCCGCCTCAAAATCGGCCAATAAACCATTTCTTTTTGTGATTTTGTATAAATCCATATTTTTTTCATTTAGTGCGCTTATACTACAGCTAGTATACAACTACTTAATTATACCACAAGATGTAGTGTTGACCAAGCAGCGATAATAACGCTAATCTAACAGCACCGAGACAAATCAATTCCAAATATCACTCGCAGTGCGCACATAGCTGTGTATAAAATAGAGAAATAAAAAAACTGTTCTAAAATTAAAACAGTTTTTTCGGCTCACTTCCTAGACCAGCCCTGAGTTAAGAAAATATTTTGCAATAATTGTAAATATTATTCATTTTTATAATAATTATCAAATAAAAGGATTAATCATTTCGAATAAAATTTGCGGTGTTTCCATGTTTACCCGGTTTGTACTGATGTTGTATTTCTCGCTATACAAAGTATCGACAGAGCAAAATTTAGCTTGGTTATAATTAAAGCCAATCTTTTCTGACACCTTCATGACCTGCTCCGTCGACTGTCCCTCAACCTCCACAAACGGTTCCAAAAAAGGCCATTCGTCTATTGTTATATCCACCCCATCCAATTCCCACAATTCGCGCATACTTTCTTGATAGGCTTTTTCTTTGCAACCGATTCCGGCTAAAAACTTTTTTGCCTCTTCGAAATTATCAACCGTCAACATTGTCTCTTTTTGATTATGAATTTTATTACCATCAACCACTTTCAAACTCATAGTAATCCTATCGCCCTCATCTCGCACTCGCAGCCAACCGCCATTGATATGATTCCCTTCTGGCAATTTAAAAACCGCGCGCTTTTGCATAAATTCTTTTTTGACTAGCTTCGCTCCCGCTTCCTGTAATTTTTCTCGCACCTCATCTTTGTCTACATTTGTATATGTTGCTTCGTATTCGATATTCATATTTTTATTTTATTTAAAACATTAATTATTTCCCCAGGTCTTATATCATTATCCTTAATATCAACAAGTGACAACCAAGTCGGTT
Encoded proteins:
- a CDS encoding CYTH domain-containing protein, whose product is MNIEYEATYTNVDKDEVREKLQEAGAKLVKKEFMQKRAVFKLPEGNHINGGWLRVRDEGDRITMSLKVVDGNKIHNQKETMLTVDNFEEAKKFLAGIGCKEKAYQESMRELWELDGVDITIDEWPFLEPFVEVEGQSTEQVMKVSEKIGFNYNQAKFCSVDTLYSEKYNISTNRVNMETPQILFEMINPFI